The Gloeobacter morelensis MG652769 genome contains the following window.
AAACATCGACATTCCAGGTTGTAGTTCCAAAGACTTTAGCGAGCGAAAGTCTGCACCTTGTTGTCGAATATATTCACTGATTTTTAATCTCAAGCAAAAGCCGGCCTTTCGACTGCGCAACCAATTGGCCAGCTTGACACTGCAAAACTCTCTGTCCCCCAACACCACGACGCGATAGGCAGAAAGTAGAGACAGAACCGGTGAGAGTAACAGTTGTTGGTCTTCGAGGTTACTGTTGCCAGGATGGTCGAGCAAGGTCCAATTGAGTGGCAAGGCATGTCTATGCCACACCAGGGCCACTGTCAGCACGTTGTAGTGCCACCAGTCGGTGCGGTCGATCGCCAGTTTGAGTGTGGTTGTCTTGGAAAAGTGGGTCAGTACCAGGTACAAAACCAATGGGAACCAAGCCTCGAAAATATTGAGTTTGTCGAGGGTGAGAAAGCGTTGGAGAGCGCGCTTGCGACTGTCGGCAGTGATCGGCAGCGGCAGTGCCTGGGAGAGTTTGCCCAAGGCGAGCTGTTTGTGGGTTTGCAAAGTGGCGACAAGCAAATGCAAAAACAGAGACTGTCGCGCAGTGAGCAGGTGTGCGAAGAAGGTCTGGTAGAATGCAGGCATCATTGTTTTTTTGGATGGACTTGGGCGACATCCCAAGTCCATTTTCCTATGTAGGCTTACTGGATTAAAGCAAATATCGCTTGACTGAGTGCCCTTTCTTTGCGAAGCGGTTCTCTATCGCCTCCACGAGTGCTTTTTCTAGAGCAGATTCTTCAGTAAAGCTTTTTCCTCTCAGTTCATCGTACTTCAAATGTAGCCACTCGCCCTCAATAAGGTTCTGCTGGGGGCTGTACGGTGCGATAAAAAACATGTGCAACCCTTGCCTATGCCACAACCTCCAGTGCTTCTGGATTTTCTTGCTTTTGTGAATCGATGCATTGTCCTGAACGATCACGGTCGGCTGGCCCGTCGCCAGAAAATGTCTCCAGGCTTCCCGT
Protein-coding sequences here:
- a CDS encoding IS4 family transposase translates to MMPAFYQTFFAHLLTARQSLFLHLLVATLQTHKQLALGKLSQALPLPITADSRKRALQRFLTLDKLNIFEAWFPLVLYLVLTHFSKTTTLKLAIDRTDWWHYNVLTVALVWHRHALPLNWTLLDHPGNSNLEDQQLLLSPVLSLLSAYRVVVLGDREFCSVKLANWLRSRKAGFCLRLKISEYIRQQGADFRSLKSLELQPGMSMFLGGVRVTKNRKNKGFEPFNIACIWKRKIRNMQPGEGWYILTDRPKLHEALELYADRWGIEVWHKDVKSCGYHLEEVRVSQERMMRVLLLASIAWSAAMLNGLQLERIGVDKYTGRVQEKQRRLRRHSPFRVGQYAWHWAQAVLGLGDWLDNLIDTCRNKARDYRRGLRAARLMLSVT